One window of Sulfurospirillum sp. 1612 genomic DNA carries:
- a CDS encoding acyltransferase family protein: MIKQKINWIDNIKALGILAVILGHIASPFGSFIFSWHMPLFFMLAGFFVRFDLSLKELIIKDFKRLMIPYFIFVIVGLIMETLKRIALHREALDYVNEFKAAFIWMDMTSLLHTYAFVLWFLPALFFARVILVILNKYIQNILLQLVFVFTVFISSFYIDLPFGIDNAMNALIFVFIGNIFFRFHQDNKIVYVLPFLLISSYFLFGIPTLDMSTKSYGPIILNIAWAVAMVGTLVIIFKKLNIKSQILTLWGGNTMLLFIIHPYTNNIAHIVVEKLHFGDWYLKLFISLALLQCLLFIKLKFAHRGILKYV, from the coding sequence ATGATTAAACAAAAAATTAATTGGATAGATAATATAAAAGCTTTAGGAATCTTAGCTGTTATATTAGGGCATATTGCTTCACCCTTTGGCAGTTTTATCTTTTCTTGGCATATGCCTCTGTTTTTTATGTTGGCTGGTTTTTTTGTTAGATTTGATTTGAGCCTCAAAGAATTGATTATCAAAGATTTTAAGAGACTAATGATTCCATATTTTATCTTTGTTATCGTGGGATTAATTATGGAAACTTTAAAACGAATAGCATTGCATAGAGAAGCTTTGGATTACGTAAACGAGTTTAAAGCAGCATTTATTTGGATGGATATGACATCACTCTTACATACTTATGCCTTTGTTCTATGGTTCTTACCAGCTTTGTTTTTTGCAAGAGTTATTTTAGTTATTCTTAATAAATATATACAAAATATTTTACTTCAATTAGTATTTGTCTTTACGGTGTTTATTAGTAGTTTTTACATAGATTTACCTTTTGGCATTGATAATGCTATGAATGCTTTAATATTTGTATTTATTGGAAATATATTTTTTAGATTCCATCAAGATAATAAAATAGTTTATGTATTGCCTTTTTTACTAATAAGTTCATATTTTTTATTTGGTATACCTACTTTAGATATGTCAACAAAAAGTTATGGACCCATTATTTTAAATATTGCTTGGGCAGTAGCTATGGTAGGAACTTTAGTAATCATCTTTAAAAAACTAAACATAAAAAGTCAAATATTGACACTATGGGGAGGCAACACTATGTTACTTTTTATTATCCATCCATATACAAACAATATTGCTCACATTGTTGTTGAAAAATTGCATTTTGGAGATTGGTACTTAAAGCTATTTATATCACTAGCATTACTTCAATGTTTACTCTTTATAAAATTAAAGTTTGCTCATCGGGGAATACTAAAATATGTATGA
- a CDS encoding glycosyltransferase family 2 protein, translating to MPNTICLDENYSTTRLLTKEKPKIENHPKDKFESVLFLPVSEERQGEGGLRMRGYFKKSHEDKPLISIITVVYNGEKYLEETIQSVINQTYDNVEYIIIDGGSKDNTVDIIKKYEDQIDYWVSEKDAGISDAFNKGVKASRGDYINFQGDGDGFVSDDALENVLKDVNPKEDIFVSARIQRTQVDGSELFVSKYVERFNPKTLLFRMSMPHQGLFTHKRYFQKYGLFDIDNTFCMDYDHLLRAYHHFPKVVTKNIIVAKWRADGLGNGRTLEIYNEYDKIKRENKIASTLVLDYVKYWILFKYYLRKLIKND from the coding sequence ATGCCTAATACAATATGTTTAGATGAAAACTACAGCACCACAAGACTTTTGACCAAAGAAAAGCCAAAGATTGAAAATCATCCCAAAGATAAGTTTGAAAGTGTACTTTTTTTACCCGTGAGCGAAGAACGACAAGGTGAGGGTGGACTTAGGATGAGGGGATACTTCAAAAAAAGTCATGAAGACAAACCTCTCATCAGCATCATCACCGTCGTTTACAATGGTGAAAAATACCTCGAAGAAACCATCCAAAGCGTCATCAATCAAACTTATGATAATGTAGAGTACATCATCATAGATGGTGGCTCTAAAGATAACACGGTTGATATCATCAAAAAGTATGAAGACCAGATAGACTATTGGGTGAGTGAAAAAGATGCTGGAATTAGTGATGCTTTTAATAAAGGGGTAAAAGCTTCTCGTGGCGACTATATCAATTTCCAAGGCGATGGTGATGGTTTTGTATCAGATGATGCCTTAGAAAATGTTTTGAAAGATGTTAATCCAAAAGAAGATATATTTGTGAGTGCAAGGATACAAAGAACACAGGTAGATGGAAGTGAACTATTTGTCTCTAAATATGTAGAGCGTTTTAATCCTAAAACATTACTTTTTAGGATGTCTATGCCTCATCAAGGACTTTTTACACATAAAAGGTATTTTCAAAAATATGGATTGTTTGATATTGATAACACTTTTTGTATGGATTATGATCATTTACTTAGGGCCTATCATCACTTTCCGAAAGTTGTAACAAAAAATATAATAGTCGCAAAATGGAGAGCAGATGGACTTGGGAATGGTCGAACATTAGAGATATACAATGAATATGACAAAATAAAAAGAGAAAACAAGATAGCGAGTACTTTGGTGCTTGATTACGTGAAATATTGGATTTTATTTAAATACTATTTGCGGAAGTTAATAAAAAATGATTAA